The DNA region TGACCCCCTGTGCTCAGGTACCTGAGACGTTGGACATGTCAACCACCCCTGTTCAACGGTTTTGAGATGTGGGGTAAATGCACCCCAGGTCTTCTCCAAGCTGGGGAAAAAATGAAATTTGAcaggggtggaggggggaaatgCGGGGTTAAGCCATCGTTCCAACATTCTCATGCCTCTGGATCGCGAAAAACGCAGCGACAACCCACCTGCCTCTTCTAGCCCAGCATTGGTGAGACAGAAGCAATAGGAGACGAGGCGTATAGGGGGGCTAGCTcacctcgtcatcatcatccttgTCGAGGTATCGAATCTCGTGTGTGCAACCACTACACACCAACTGTGTCGTTGATGATCGCCCGTGCTTGTTGATACTGTCGGTAGATGGAAGCAAAATGCGGGGTATCCAACCCATGCCTGGAGATCACAGGTTcttggttttttttgtttctcctcttttcttttttttcatcGGTCCTTTAGGCCGTCATCAAAGCTTGGCCCTGACGGCATTGTCATCCGCCGACAGGCTCTCCACCCCACTGCCGGCCTCTTGATGCAACAGACCTATTAGGCTTGCAACTGTCCAACTGCACGCCCGGACCTCATCACACCAGCAGGTCGTCGACAGCACATGCCATCACCGCTTCTTGTTCACCTTCGGATGCGGTGGGGCTGGAGAGGCCGGAGAACGACGGGTCTGGGGGCAGCCACGTTGGTAGTAACAAGTTGTGGTATTCCGTACTTTGAGACCGGGGCCGTCGATGTTCTGCTCCGGGACCGGCATGATTTTGGTTCTGAAGGACccttggtggttgtggcaACTACCATGTATGGCTAATGTTTGGTGCGTGATAAAGTCTCTGTAGTGTTGTGtcgtcttgtcttgtcttgtccgTCGGGCTCGTACCAAACCCCGACTCCTCTTGTCTTATTGAACTTCAGCCACAAAAAAGCTTCGTCCTGTGCCCAGAGATTGCTGGGGTGGCATTTACCAGTGGTCAAGTTAGATCGGCTCAGGGTCGTGAGTGTGCTGTCAATCGGCCAACAGGAGGGGTTTGCAGTTACGTGCACCGAAAGCAAGCAAAACACATTCAGCCGGTGCGGACAGAAGGAAACAATTGGCGAGAGGCCGACAGCGTGCATCAAGATGTGGTAAGCTTTGGTGGTCGAGGTGAGAGGAGCCTGCAGTTGCCAGATCATGGTTCAGTCCGGAGCTGCCTACCTCAGGAGCACCTGCCATTGCAATCATGAAATCCGACGTCTGCCCCTGCCTCCTGGAAAATCCCAGAAAGGAACTGGCAAGCGCGGGGGGCTGCAGGCTCACTTCTCTCTCATGTCGGTACTCGTTTCCATCATTCCAATCCACCACCGACACCGACGCCGGCACAGCAATGCAAGCCATTGCAATCAAGCTCCGGCTTCCGGACCCGCCATGCCACATCAGGGGCCGGAGATGTGGAGACAGGGAATCCCCCAACTATGACAAGTTTTCTGCGCACACCGAGAGCCTGTTCCGTGGCGATGATAGGTTACCATGGATCACGAAACTTGTTTCAGGGCCTTTGAATCTTATCTCTTCCGTCGTTGTTATCTCTTTATTTCACGGCGCGAAGATCCCGCGCACAGACTTGCTGTTACTGTCTCGATATATTGTCTTGTTGTGTTGGCATGTTGCTAACAAGCTTCTCTAGGTGGTTGGCGTTTCATACGTGCAGCGCGCGGCTGGGAACGTGGTAGGGCAGCCTCCAGAGCAAAAGACAGTTGGGGAGCATGACGCGGCCGGAGCAAGCCGTTGCTGTCCACTCCCAGTTGTGGGAGCGCCATCACCTGAAACGTCATCGCCGTGCATGTGGTGGCGCTCAAGTTCAGGAATCGAGGAGAGATAGCGCCGGCTCTCCCGTCCCCTCCATCTGTCGAGCTCTAGATACGACAGATGGCATCTCCTCGCCGGGGACATGGAGGTTTCAGACCTGCAGCGTGCGACTCACCGTCTTGTCTTGATCTGGAAGTCTGGTCGGCGTGGATCACGCCATCGGTATGACAAAAAATAAGCTTTGGGACCGCTGCCTTGCTAGGCGCGACAGAGACGCGCCCTTCCAGCGACTCGTCGCGGCTCTGCGAGAGAGCAACAAGCAGGGACTGGGCTTGATTGATGGACCAATACGTGATATCGTAGAGAGGAGTGAtgttgtgatgatgatttcaGACATTGTTTTCATTCTCTCGCCGTATCGATGTACCAGCGTCTCTGAGATGGCATGTGATGTTGCCACAAGAGGCTCTCCTTGTCGATACGGTTAGATAATACGAGCTGGATACTCGAAAAATACGATCAACGAACACGAGCAGGGTGTTTGAGAGCCTTGAACTGGCAGAGATGGAATTCCATTCCTTGTTTTTCAGCTGCCTCTTAGTCCATACTCATTGAATTCTTTCAAAACTCGAGAGTCCAACACCAAGATGGTCGTGACCTATTAAGGCCATTTTAAAGCGCCTGAGAATCTCAAAACCAAATTGTAGTTAGATTGGAGATGCTGATTCGAAGTAACTAAGGTAGGTGGTCCCCTTTTACGTGTGTTGATTAAGTGGTTGGTAAGAAGATAAGGGCAAGTGGCTCCCATATAAATACCGTTGCTACAGCACCCTGAGTCGCCTAAAAGATAAATGGTCACAGTCGAAGTGTAATTCTGTCGCCAAAATCAGAGTGTAAGCTGTAACATCGGGTAGTACAGCATCTTATTACCGAACGGTTGCTTGTAAGACAATACTTCCCAGGATGAATAAGTTTctgtcaacaccatcaacagtCCAGGCCAGTTCATGATCGGTCTTTCGATTCTTCATTATCAATCGAATTTGCAAACCAGATGACCATGAGGAGGACTCGGCTGCCCCAGCCCCTGGCTCAAAGCATATCAATACGCGATGGCGCCTTTTGATTTACGGCCGTGCAGCTCTGAAAATAAGGTTTGAGGATCTGCCGTGCAAAGGGACGACCGAGCAAGTGTCACTCACACTGGGACCAATCAAGAAACTGCTATTGCTTAGTGGTCTCCAAACAGCCATGGAAAAAGCGTTTGCAGTCGGTTTGGGACGGCTTCACGCTCCAAGACAGCTGTCAGAAACGGGTGATGGCGGCCCGCAGGGAGATTCAGCCCCATACACAGCGCGCAAACCGAGGTTGGGATGGAAGCGGAGCAAGATCCAGAATATTGGGAGTCTCACCCAGGAGCATGGATGGACATAGGTGGGAGATACGGTCACACAAGACACCCCATGTCTCGACATGACGCAGCGATGTCTGCTCCTCGTCCATTGCCACCAGCAAAGATGCATGCCTGTCGACAACAATTGAAGCTACTAACAGAAATCCCTCCTGCGCAATCCTTGATTCCGAGCCTCTCACTGCATCTCTACggcggggttgaaggggtcTCTGTGAACTCTAACGGGCGGTATCAGCTACCGGCCGTAGCACTGACTGTGTGGGTGCAAGGGAATGAGCCTGGTACACAAACATCGATTCTCTCGAAGTTCCCCTTATCCTCGGAACCCCCCTCATTAACCTGTATGCTGGCTCCAGTTCCCTCGCCTCACTTCATTTGGATGACGATGTCGGATCGAGGATCAGGGTCGGAGCAAGTTCCTGACTAGGTCAAGTGTGGGATTTTATGATTTCAACACCTCTCTCAAAGATCAAGTATAACTAAGGCAAGCATTCCGTGTTACTACCTCTTCATTCTCTCAAACAAACAACAGAAGTATCTATCAAATACATACAACTCAACACTTTACACATCGACCCAACAACCAAGCCTCACCATGAAAGCCAAACCTTCAGACCCAGTGGTAACCGTCACTCCAGTGGCAATGGACTCTGAAAAAGAGGCCATCGCTGTCACCGAAACCACCATCGACTCTGCAGATGAGAAGCCCCCGGTTACCAGCACCCCAGCGAACTCGGAAGCAGAGAAATCTCCTTCTGTTCGCGTTGTCCAACTCATCGCGAacacacctccctccacaCCCAGACCTTTCTTTGTTGAGGGTAGGCCTACCATTCCACGCACCCGCTACCTCATTCTCGTTTTTGGGTACGTCTTTATTCATGCTCCAATATCCTCGACTTGAAACCCTAATACACACCAGTCTGACATCCGGTCTCTTCCTTTCCATGCTCGATGCCTCCATTGTTGCGACCTCTCTGTTCAGCATTGCTAGTGATATGAAGAATTTTGAGCATATAAACTGGGTGGCCTTGGCCTATGGTCTCACTTACCTCGGTTTCGCTGCACTTTTTGCCCGCGTGTCCGATGTGGTTGGCCGTGGAGATGCTTTCGTCGTTGCATTTTGTATCTTCATTGCATTCTCTCTTGGCTGTGGTTTCAGCGAGACTATTGAGCAGCTTATCATTTGTCGTGCTTTCCAAGGAGTGGGCGCCGGAGGTAAGTTACCTAGTCTCTATCCGGGCCAGTTTGATAGGTGAGGAGCTGATGCGAGAACAGGACTTTACAGTATCAGCATGATCATCTTGCCCGAGCTGACTCCGGATAAGAACAAGAAGTACATTGGTGCCATTGTCGGCATGGTGATTGCCACTTCAGGTGTGATGGGGCCTGTCCTGGGTGGGGTTTTGACTCAATACATCACTTGGAGATGGGTCTTTTGGATCAAGTATGTTGTGAAACTAGGTCCGCGATACGATTGAGCATCTCGCTAACTTGTCTGTAGTGGCCCTATTGGTGCTGTGGCTCTCATGCTGTTTATTCCGGCTTGGCCCGCCGAGGAATATCTGCCCATTTATGAGGACCGGTCCTGGAAGGAGCTGGACTATCTTGGGTCTTTCCTTCTGTAAGTCATGCTTCCCCACACCTCTGCCGGTATTTGCTAACATTACGAACAGTATGGCCTTCGCAGTCCTGGTTGTTTTTCCCTTCCAGAACCTATCAAGTCAAAAGTCAGAGGGCGACTTGTCCAGCATGAATCCATACGCCCAGCCAACATTCATCTACCCCCTCGTCGGCGCCGCCCTTGCTCTCTTGCTGCTCATCGGCTGGCAAACATTTGCTATCCGTGGCCCTCGGAAAGTCAAGTCCCTCGCCTTTgccttccccccttccctttgcAACCGAAAGTACATCGCCACAATTTTGGTCACAGCCCTAACCGGCTTCCCTTACCTCTTGTCCGTGTACGCATTTCCCATCCGCTTCCAAGTTGTCCACGGGAAATCATCCCTCGAAGCAGGCCTCATGCTCCTCCCTATGCTagcctcctcggccatcGGAACTGTCACAGCCAGTTTAGTCAACAACGGGTGCATAACAGGGCAGAAGAAACCTCGCTTTTTTGAGACGTTTCTCCTCGCCTGTCTGACTATGCTCATCGGCTGTGCCGCCCAGACAACACTGGGTGACACCGATGACGGGAGCATCACCGGGTTCGACGCCAAAGATGTCGGGTTGTTGTCCCTCATTGGCTTTGGGTTTGGCATGTCGGCCTGCGGAGCGACAATGTTTATCAACCTCGAAAGTCCCATCGGAGATCACGGTATGTCTTTCCCTCTTATTCCAACCCCACACAATCGCTTACAATCTCCCCTAGCATCCGCTCAAGGCATCATAACCCAATTCCGCATCCTAGGCGGCTCAATCGGCATTGCTGTCTCTTCCGCCATTTTGGGGGGGAAACTCCGcccttcaacaacccccgaAATGAGCTCTCTCGTCCTGGCCCACATTGTCAGCCCAACGCCAGACTTTGGCGATGCTGACTGGGCCGCTGTTCGCAAGGTGTATACCTCTGCGTTGAGGGAGGACATGAAAGTCTGCTGCGGGGTGTTGgctgcggcggtggtgtgcAGTCTGTTTGTTTACCGCCGGTACTGGCTCACGACGGGGGAGATTATGGAGTTGAGGtatgaggaggagcaggataGGAGGATTGGGCTTTTGAGGGAGGATATGGAGCCTCatgtgagggtggtgagggataaGTTGGTCAAGATTAGGGAGGAGATCTTTGAGGGGAAGCGGAGGCCTTTTCCCGGGATTAAGCgtgggaggacgaggttgggggaggagattgagtgAGTTTAGAGAAAAGCAACGGGGTCGATGGAGGGTGAAGGGTAGCGGAGGGAGTTGGAGTGATGGTCGAAAGagtgggtggatgggtggatTGGTGGAAGAGATGAAAAGGGTTTTTTGCGTTGAGAGGACGGTGGTTCCCGATCATCGGTGAGGACATCAATCTTGATGGCATTCTTTTgggtcttttcttcttctttcttttctctggTAAATTCTTGCAAGTTGGATATTCAAGACTGTCAATCTATTTCTGTGAATAGTTACAAAGCCTGCAATGCGACCAAATCCGAGTTTTGTTTCGGGTTTGGATCGACCAGGTCTTGCGTGCCTAAATATTTGTCCAGGTTGACATGTGATCCTCTTGCAGCTCATCATCCAGAGGTCCTTTGGCTCTACCTGTTTGGCTGAAAAGTACCTAGCTCCTGTAATGTATACCACAAAACGTTTAATGTAGCGGTCGACATCTAGACCGGGGTATCTGTAAATTTGGGAAATAAGAGCAGAGAAAACATCTACTGTCTAAGGTATACAAAAGGTGGACCGACCAAGCCACGGCCCAGCATGCACCATGTAATGTCACTTCCACTTCTGCCTCACGAAATATCCCGCGTCTAGATCGCCTCTATCCTTTAATTCTCTGAGTTGTTCCTCCAACTGGGAGGAGCTTTGCTTCGGGTCGATGACCAGCATTCTGTGCTGAATCAAATCCAAGAAATCGTGGAAAAACCTTGTACATTCCGATCTTTCGCGCATGTCATCGGCGAACTGAGGGTTCTAGTTAGCCAATGTTCCTCTTCACTGCCTCGCAGTAAACTAGGGAAAAGCCGGACGTATACCATACCTGCGCAACAGAGTCTTTCACCTCagcccaaacctccccagtGTGATCGTCCCTGGCTATCCGGAAAAACGGCGTCGAGTGAACCCTCCCTCGCCCCGACCGCGGGTCAGGCTCTGCCCGGGCCGAAACAAAACTGTTAAAATATGCCCAGCCGCCAAAACACCAGGTGGCAAACTCGAGCAGGACACATCCAAGGGACCAAATTTCATACCCTGTGCCAATCGACACCTGTCTTGCAACAAGATGTTCTGGGGTTTCAGGTCCCCATGTTGACAGACCAGCGTTCTTGGGCCAGGATCGCTCAAGTTTTGATGAATATCCAATTCACTACAAAACAGAGACCTTCTGACAAGCTTTGCTCGTTCTTCAAAGCCGTCGGAAGAAGATGTTGAGCTCTGGTGGACTTGTCTTAGTGCTGATGCGAGGCCGTGGCATTGCTGAGCTAACCACCTTGCCGTACCCTCGTTATTGTGGGCTTGTGACTTGTTTCCTGCTTTCAGTACTGGAGAAGGTCACAATCGGCCAGCGGGAAGAGAAAATGGAATTTCTCGTCATACTCGTATGTGACCAATAGGGTGATGATATGTGGGTGCGGCTTTTTGTTCATGGCTTTGAGAATGCCGACCTCCTTGTCGAACTTCTTTCTGTCCGAGTCGGCGGAGTGAAGAGTTTTGACTGAGAAGTAATCGGGTTGAGTTGTGTTCTACGAGAACGGATGTGTGGAGAAGCTTTAGTTGAAGGTCATGTGGTCTGGCGTACCTTTCGGTCTCCCTCCTGGCCGACAGGCTTTGTCGTATCTATCTCCTCTGCCATCTGCTTTTCCCCTGTCTCcgcccccttccttccctttgAAGCAAATTCCTTAAACGCATGATGGGTCATGATGAATTTTAACTAGCTCAACCTTGCCAgagccccccctccttcctacGGGCTCCAGCTCGAGGAATGGCAAGATAGTATGGCGCTGAAGAATGTAGTGTGTGATTTTGTTAGGTGTATTGCGGGCGAAGTATGGCGAAAGGACTGTCCATTGCCAGGACTCGAAGTTTCTCCTGTCTTGTTTACTCCAAGATTTGAAGCAGCGCAGTCGAGTGTCGGGTTTATCCTCCACACGTAGCTCAAAGCGCTTCGAAACGGTGTGAATGACCGGAGGGAGGGCAGAATCAGAGACTCCTTCGTCGATAAATGCTTGGACTTTGTCTATTTTCTCCCCACACAACAAGATGATGGCGGCGATCTTTCGGTATGTCACTTTTGGTTCCTTCTTCGTGTTTATTTCTTCTGAAACAACTCCGCATACTTGTGAAGCGGTGATGCGTACTCGTTTCTCGAGGGAATCGCTGGTCGAGGGCTGGAAGTCCAAAAACTTTTTTTGAAAGCGTCTCCGGATTGATCGATTCATGGATTCTCGTAGCTCTTGAACAATGACGTCTATCTTGATGAGCTCGTCAAGCTGAGACCATGGTACAAACCCTTGAGTTTCCACCTTGTGATATTTGGGTTTCACCACAGCCCTGTGTATCTGAGACTGCAGACTTGTTGAGGTTAACTCGGAACTGGCACTGGATGCTTCTGACTTGGAAGAGTTTTCTGTGTCTCTGCGTCTTGAATACattccatcaccaagatcCGTGATGACGGTGACGCTGGGTTCAATCAAGGCAGCGGGGGACCTTGGAATCTCTCCCTGCGTAAGGTCTGAGCCTACAATGTTGGCTTTATCTACAGGAAGAAGACGCTGACTTGTGTTATGTTGAAGCTTCAAATGGCCGTTTGTACTTTTTGTTGGACTAGAGTGTACTTTTAGCAATAGTACCTTGAATCGATACCTAGCTCACTAGGTAAATCAAATAGAAATAGAAGATGACGGGCTTACGATAATATCAGGTCCAAGACTGAAACCTCCTCGTCCGCTTCGTCAGTACCAGCAAGTGTCGCGGTTCCATCCCGGTCATTTTGGGTCAACCCCAGCAGAGCCTCAGGGAGATGTTCAAGACTGCCTCCAGATAACATGGAGGGGCAGTTTGGCGTAACAGAACCATCGTTAGGCGTCGAAGTTCTCGGGCTGTGATCAAGTTCGCCTACCGCCTCTATATGGGCAATATCACTCGCCTTTGTGAATAATTCCTCCAGCACTGATGGTTGACTTGGGTGGTTGAGGCGTGGCACAGGCTTCCCCGCTGGTGTGACTATGATAGGAATGACAACAGCGCCGGTGAGGGACTCTGGAATATGTGGCATGTTTGCCTCTGGGGGCTCCTCATCGCCCCACAAATCGGTTTTGATGGGAATGGGTTTTTGCTCTCTGGAGCTGTTTGTTAGAGTATCTCTGAATATCATCAACTTTTACACATCTTTGCGGACGCCCGACACAATAGCGGCTGCTCCTTAGTCAGTTGACCTTAATCACTATTATCATCACTATATCAAACTGAGTCCTGATCACATCATGGCTTCAAGCCCTATAACGCCAAGCGACGAAGCACCGCATTACGACCtatcctcatcttcgtcttcggAAGATGAGAATGATAAATTGTGCAACCTGATTATGCAGAGGGAGGCCACCAGTTGTTTCGACGGGGGCGGCCACATATTCACCCCAGAAGGAACCCTCGACGAGCTGCTAACTCCAGAtgtcatcaagaaggagctaaTGCGCTGTGCCCGCGATCCTCAGAGGACGGAACGTGATATAGATGTTCTTGTCACCTACATTGAAcaaaggccaagaagctaTTCGCTATTGTTGTTGGACAGATCAAATTCGACAAGCCTCATTATCTCAACAAGACTATGCACCTCTTCAAGCATGGTCCCAACGGCGGTCTTTCAGATAGGAACCTCCCCTTGCCACGTCCAGCAGACGGCGAGAAACATACTTTGACCTTATTCAACCCGCCCCCTGGGCTGCATCACGCTGGAGTTTATCGTCTGGCTATTGTATGGCTCGGATGGCTTGGACCACTATAATCAAAGTATCTGACATGACATCCCAATGTATTAAACAACCACCATGGTTGAGGGGAAGGTCGCCAGGGTACACGACGTGGTGGTACAGTGGTTGGATTACATGTCAGGCCTTCCAGCATGCGAACCCGGAAGCACAGCCATTGGATCTCTTCTGGAGGTTGTCAAGAACAATCTTCTAGCTGTCGAGTTACCCAAAGGCATGGGCTCTATGACAGGTTCTCCTCGACGCCGCTCACTCAGCAACATGGCACCCAGAACTTCGGACGTCGATGTCATGCCCGCTTCGAGCTCCACGGCATCCTTTGAGGCCAACATGGCCCCGGGGTTCGATCCTCGCAATCACAATTTCGGAACATGTGGACGAGAAATTAACCGAAGATCTGGAGAACATCGGGATTTCTGCTGGGCAAGGGCGGGCTCGCGCAAATGATCTTGTTTTGCTGATGGATCACATCATGCTACAAGAAGACACCTCAGACAGTTATTGGTCCATTCAagattttacttatttaaggTTACCTCAGCATCTCTCAGGTCACAGGCGGAACGAACACCAAGCGAGTATAATGGTTGTCAGCACGCGGCACAACGATGAAGGCACCAAGACTTCAGTGCCAGGCTCTACCGCATAGCAACCGGTCTTTTTCCCACGTCCTGCCAATATCACCCAGAGTTATCTATTGGCTCCAGAACGTGTCGACTATGGCAGTCCACAATTCGATGAATTTTGGAAGCGCAGTGTGGATAACAAGCTCGCCGCCGTCTTGTTTGACATCTACCGTCGCTACCCGATCCATCGTCACTCAGAGCCGAACCAACCCGCAAACTCTGTGGAACATGTCAATGCTCGGAAAGACTACTCCGTGAACGAGTTTTCAGCGAGGAATACAACCTAGGAACACTCAGATATTTCGCCGAGCAAGCGAAGTGTAACTTATGCGCGTTGCCCTGGGCGGCATGTCAGCAAACGGCACGGCCTTCGCCAACTACCGCCCGCTTTGAGCGCAAAGGCTCCTACATACACATCAACTCTTCCGGCGGACCTGCTCTTTCCATATCCCTAACACCTTCTTTCAGTCTCCCATCAGAAAATGAAAACAGTGAGATACAAGTCGGACTTGTGCGGCTACCGCCCCTCAATAGTGATGCTCATTTCGAAGTCATCCGACAGTGGCTCGCAGACTGCGACGAGAATCACGGCTGTATGACAACTGATTCATACAAGCCCATCTCAGCCACTCGATCACAACTACTTCCCACGCGCGTCATCGACGTAAGCCCTCCTGGCTCTACTGATGTCCGCCCAGTGGAAACAGCCCGAGGATCGACCGGACGCTGGATAGCAGTCTCGCACCAATGGGGCGCCAAACCCTGGTTCTGCACCGTCAAGTCCAACCTTGCCTCTCACCTGAAGGGCATCCCCCTGTCTTCGCTCCCTGCCACATTTGCCGACGCGGTGAAAGTGACACGTGCCCTTGGGTGCCAGTACCTCTGGATCGACTCCATCTGTGTCGTtcagaaggaggaggatgacccAGGAGACTTCAACAAGGAGATGAAAAACATGGAGCAGTATTACTCTGGGGCATACTGTGTTCTGGGCCTCAGCGCGGGCGAGGGACACGGGGCTGGGTTTCTAGcggagagaaagagaagggaaGTGGTGACGTTTGAAGGTGGAGGTAGAGGCTAGTTTCACATTGCGGAAGCAATAGATGATTTTAGGAAGCATGTTCTTCAAGGGCCGCTCAGGAGTCGGGGGTGGGTGTTGCAGGAACACGCTTTGGCGAGGAGAACGGTGTTCTTCACGGAGGCTCAGACGTATTGGGAATGCGGAGAAGGGGTCAAGTGCGAGACGGGCACAAGGATGAATAAGTAAGTATCACTCAGCAGCCATTTGAGGGAGGGATCTCATGATAGAGGCTAACCGATACTGTTATCAGCACCCGCGCAGCCTTCTTGGGCGATCTCAAGTTTCCGAACCTCCTCAATGAATGTTGACCAAGGCGAAAAGATCCTACACTGCCAAAACCTTTTCAAGGTCTACTCATGTCTAGGGCTGACCAACAGCTTTGGCCGCCCAGCAGCCATCGACAGCCTCCAGTCTCGAATCTTACGAGCCctcaaggccaagggcaGGTTCGGTATCTTTGACGAGGGCAAGTCTTTGGGTCTTTTGCGGCGTAGTCTACTGTGGCAGCGGGATGATGGTTCCGATGATCAGCACCAACACAGAAAAGCTGATACCCATCATCTTTCCCCCAGACAGGGCCATCTCTGCGGTGCCGTCGTGATCGTGGATGAAGTACGATGGCGGGATCAAGTATGTGAATGTCGTGTTTGATAGTGTGGAGTGGTAATGGGTTGAATCACCCTGGTTTAGGACGAGGCATCGCCAACAGTCTGAGAGGAGACCAGGGGGCAATGATATCACTTTGGTGGCCAAGGTACAAGATGATGGTAATCGGTATTGAGAGGGAAATATCATCTTGGATTGTCCTGGACAATCAAGCCCA from Podospora pseudopauciseta strain CBS 411.78 chromosome 6, whole genome shotgun sequence includes:
- a CDS encoding hypothetical protein (EggNog:ENOG503NUT1; COG:C); its protein translation is MVEGKVARVHDVVVQWLDYMSGLPACEPGSTAIGSLLEVVKNNLLAVELPKGMGSMTGSPRRRSLSNMAPRTSDVDVMPASSSTASFEANMAPGLPSENENSEIQVGLVRLPPLNSDAHFEVIRQWLADCDENHGCMTTDSYKPISATRSQLLPTRVIDVSPPGSTDVRPVETARGSTGRWIAVSHQWGAKPWFCTVKSNLASHLKGIPLSSLPATFADAVKVTRALGCQYLWIDSICVVQKEEDDPGDFNKEMKNMEQYYSGAYCVLGLSAGEGHGAGFLAERKRREVVTKHVLQGPLRSRGWVLQEHALARRTVFFTEAQTYWECGEGVKCETGTRMNNTRAAFLGDLKFPNLLNEC
- a CDS encoding hypothetical protein (COG:U; EggNog:ENOG503NW96); translation: MKAKPSDPVVTVTPVAMDSEKEAIAVTETTIDSADEKPPVTSTPANSEAEKSPSVRVVQLIANTPPSTPRPFFVEGRPTIPRTRYLILVFGLTSGLFLSMLDASIVATSLFSIASDMKNFEHINWVALAYGLTYLGFAALFARVSDVVGRGDAFVVAFCIFIAFSLGCGFSETIEQLIICRAFQGVGAGGLYSISMIILPELTPDKNKKYIGAIVGMVIATSGVMGPVLGGVLTQYITWRWVFWINGPIGAVALMLFIPAWPAEEYLPIYEDRSWKELDYLGSFLLMAFAVLVVFPFQNLSSQKSEGDLSSMNPYAQPTFIYPLVGAALALLLLIGWQTFAIRGPRKVKSLAFAFPPSLCNRKYIATILVTALTGFPYLLSVYAFPIRFQVVHGKSSLEAGLMLLPMLASSAIGTVTASLVNNGCITGQKKPRFFETFLLACLTMLIGCAAQTTLGDTDDGSITGFDAKDVGLLSLIGFGFGMSACGATMFINLESPIGDHASAQGIITQFRILGGSIGIAVSSAILGGKLRPSTTPEMSSLVLAHIVSPTPDFGDADWAAVRKVYTSALREDMKVCCGVLAAAVVCSLFVYRRYWLTTGEIMELRYEEEQDRRIGLLREDMEPHVRVVRDKLVKIREEIFEGKRRPFPGIKRGRTRLGEEIE